A section of the Mesorhizobium loti genome encodes:
- a CDS encoding ABC transporter permease, which yields MAERPGKIAKAMLRIDDLQVFYGESHALQGVSLTLESGVLSVVGRNGMGKSTLCNTIVGLKRAKSGSIRVDGREITSLEPHEIHRLGVGYVPQGRRVWPSLTVDEHLRLAAGNRRDASWTVERVYQTFPRLAERRTNGGSQLSGGEQQMLAISRALLSDPKLLVMDEPTEGLAPVIVDQVERMLIDLAAEGEMAVLVIEQNIGVATAVSNQVAIMVNGRINRLMDAMALAADRELQQRLLGVGRHAEEAPVTPAEAAQARDQLAEVYRVDRAGAGSTEPMPRSGVYRPVTELPNRWNVPVTELRQAAVDKTAPQDDLKKVFAIPFAERIGRIVLVVGTFDTKGKELRFVADRLKSLGLPVRTVDLSTSGKPASADVPAMQVAGMHARGSSAVFTNDRGGSVSAMAEAFARWIEREPRIGGVISAGGSGGTTLATAGMRVLPVGIPKLMVSTVAAGDVAKYVGGADIMMFHSVADVQGLNSITEQVLSNAAHAMAGMVAQLPNAEAWEARSKLARPAVGITMFGVTTPLVQAVTKRLEADYDCLVFHATGIGGRAMENLGDSRLLSAFLDLTTTEVADMIVGGVFPATEDRFGAAIRTGLPYVGSTGALDMVNFGPRDSVPEKFRSRKFVIHNPNVTLMRTTRDENRAFGEWIGTRLNAMNGPVRFLLPEGGVSMLDAPGQPFHDPEADNALFEAIEKTVRRTPLRHVERVRANINDTPFVDAAIAAFHAVTPKLQRRA from the coding sequence ATGGCTGAGCGTCCCGGAAAGATCGCGAAGGCAATGCTGCGCATAGACGACCTGCAGGTTTTCTATGGCGAGAGCCATGCGCTGCAGGGCGTGTCGCTGACGCTGGAAAGCGGTGTGTTGTCGGTGGTAGGCCGCAACGGCATGGGCAAGTCGACGCTCTGCAACACCATCGTTGGGCTGAAACGGGCGAAGTCAGGTTCGATCCGCGTCGATGGCCGGGAGATCACCTCTCTTGAGCCGCACGAAATCCACCGCCTCGGCGTCGGCTATGTCCCGCAGGGACGCCGTGTCTGGCCGAGCCTGACCGTCGACGAGCATCTGCGTCTGGCCGCCGGCAACAGGCGCGATGCCAGCTGGACGGTCGAGCGCGTCTACCAGACCTTTCCGCGGCTCGCCGAACGCCGTACCAATGGCGGCTCGCAGCTGTCGGGCGGCGAACAGCAGATGCTGGCGATTTCGCGTGCGCTGCTCAGCGATCCTAAGCTGCTGGTCATGGACGAGCCGACCGAAGGCCTGGCGCCGGTCATCGTCGACCAGGTCGAGCGCATGCTGATCGACCTCGCCGCCGAAGGCGAGATGGCGGTGCTGGTCATCGAGCAGAATATCGGCGTTGCGACGGCGGTATCGAACCAGGTCGCCATCATGGTCAATGGCCGCATCAACCGGCTGATGGATGCCATGGCGCTCGCCGCCGACCGTGAGTTGCAGCAGCGGCTGCTCGGCGTCGGCCGCCATGCCGAGGAAGCACCGGTCACGCCGGCGGAAGCCGCGCAGGCCCGGGACCAGCTGGCGGAAGTCTATCGCGTCGACAGGGCTGGCGCCGGTTCGACCGAACCGATGCCGCGGAGCGGCGTCTATCGACCGGTCACCGAACTGCCCAATCGCTGGAACGTGCCGGTCACCGAATTGCGACAGGCCGCGGTCGACAAGACCGCACCGCAGGACGACTTGAAGAAGGTCTTCGCCATCCCCTTCGCCGAACGCATCGGCAGGATCGTGCTGGTCGTCGGCACCTTCGACACCAAGGGCAAGGAATTGCGCTTCGTTGCCGACCGGCTGAAGTCGCTTGGTCTGCCCGTGCGCACCGTCGACCTGTCGACATCGGGAAAACCGGCCAGCGCCGATGTGCCCGCCATGCAGGTGGCCGGCATGCACGCGCGTGGATCCTCCGCCGTCTTCACCAATGATCGCGGCGGCTCGGTCAGCGCCATGGCGGAAGCTTTCGCACGCTGGATCGAGCGTGAGCCACGCATCGGCGGCGTCATCTCGGCCGGCGGTTCCGGCGGCACAACGCTGGCGACGGCAGGCATGCGCGTGCTGCCGGTCGGCATCCCCAAGCTGATGGTCTCGACGGTGGCGGCCGGCGATGTCGCCAAATATGTCGGCGGCGCCGACATCATGATGTTCCATTCGGTCGCCGATGTTCAGGGGCTGAACTCGATCACCGAACAGGTGTTGTCCAACGCAGCGCACGCCATGGCCGGCATGGTCGCGCAACTGCCCAATGCCGAGGCCTGGGAAGCAAGAAGCAAGCTGGCGCGGCCGGCCGTCGGTATCACCATGTTCGGCGTCACCACACCTTTGGTGCAAGCTGTCACGAAACGCCTCGAAGCCGACTATGACTGCCTCGTCTTCCACGCCACGGGCATTGGCGGGCGGGCGATGGAAAACCTCGGCGACTCCCGGCTGCTGTCGGCCTTCCTCGACCTCACCACCACGGAAGTGGCCGACATGATCGTTGGCGGCGTGTTCCCGGCGACGGAGGATCGCTTCGGTGCTGCGATCCGGACTGGTTTGCCCTATGTCGGTTCGACGGGCGCGCTCGACATGGTCAATTTCGGGCCGCGCGACAGCGTGCCGGAGAAATTCCGCAGCCGCAAATTCGTCATCCACAATCCCAACGTCACGCTGATGCGCACCACGCGCGACGAAAACCGCGCCTTCGGGGAATGGATCGGCACGCGGCTCAACGCCATGAACGGTCCGGTGCGCTTCCTGCTGCCGGAGGGCGGTGTCTCGATGCTCGACGCGCCCGGTCAGCCCTTTCATGACCCGGAAGCCGACAACGCTTTGTTCGAGGCGATCGAGAAGACGGTGCGCCGCACGCCCTTGCGCCATGTCGAGCGGGTGCGGGCCAACATCAACGACACGCCTTTCGTCGACGCGGCGATCGCTGCATTCCACGCGGTCACGCCGAAGCTGCAGAGGCGGGCATGA
- a CDS encoding ABC transporter ATP-binding protein, with the protein MTESFAANRLQSTGAYALELDGVARHFGALVALSGITMRIAAGERRAVLGSNGAGKTTLFNAVTGDFLPTAGRIRFFGEDITDLPPHERIRRGLRRTYQISQLFKGLSVLDSIFLACRGVSRRRFSLLRPAATDVNMVQAESILNAVHLEAYRDTLVATLSHGQQRQLEIALALAGAPRFILFDEPAAGLSPTERRDLVAILNALPKHIGYIIIEHDLDVALRVSEYVSMMHNGRLFKEGTPREIEADPEVQEIYLGGKHG; encoded by the coding sequence GTGACCGAAAGCTTCGCAGCAAACCGTCTCCAGAGCACCGGCGCCTATGCGCTGGAGCTTGATGGCGTGGCGCGGCATTTCGGGGCGCTGGTGGCGCTCTCGGGCATCACCATGAGGATCGCGGCCGGCGAACGGCGCGCGGTCCTCGGCTCCAACGGCGCCGGCAAGACGACCCTGTTCAACGCCGTCACCGGCGATTTCCTGCCGACGGCGGGGCGCATCCGCTTCTTCGGCGAGGACATCACCGATCTGCCTCCCCACGAGCGCATCCGGCGCGGCCTGCGCCGCACCTATCAGATTTCGCAACTGTTCAAGGGCCTGTCGGTCCTCGATTCCATCTTTCTCGCCTGCCGGGGCGTCTCGCGTCGGCGGTTTTCGCTGCTGCGTCCGGCCGCGACCGACGTCAACATGGTGCAGGCGGAATCGATCCTCAACGCCGTGCACCTCGAAGCCTATCGCGACACGCTGGTGGCGACGCTGAGCCATGGCCAGCAGCGCCAGTTGGAGATCGCGCTGGCGCTGGCGGGCGCGCCGCGCTTCATCCTGTTCGACGAGCCGGCGGCCGGCCTGTCGCCGACCGAACGTCGCGATCTCGTCGCCATCCTCAACGCGCTGCCGAAGCATATCGGCTACATCATCATCGAGCATGATCTCGATGTCGCGCTGCGCGTCTCGGAATATGTCTCGATGATGCACAATGGCCGCCTGTTCAAGGAAGGCACGCCGCGGGAGATCGAAGCCGATCCGGAAGTCCAGGAGATCTATCTCGGGGGCAAGCATGGCTGA
- a CDS encoding ABC transporter substrate-binding protein has protein sequence MRMHRRTLLALAVFTGLTAPSMALAADDTIKIGLLATFEGPFTVLGEDGERGAMTAVAEMNGTVAGKKIEIVKGSSDASPDSAVRAARKLVEQDGVKVLVGPLSGDEGIAVKDYAKTQPNVTFINGTSAAQDTTLRDPAENFFRFSTDGAQWMAGLGTYAFKDKGYKKVATVAEDYSFPYTQVFGFMAEFCKAGGHVPSKSWVPIGNKDFSSVIAAIPEDVDAIYVALGGADAVNFLTQYQQGGGTAPLIGGSITVDQTVLTSKGKLKEVLKGTPSAGPTADTNDAPAWKAFVEAYKKQPGAFPSPSLFAHGYYVDMKATLLGLDQVGGDVSDGGKKLRDALSKLSFDTPTGKVSLDKNRNAIADIFLTEVTEGADGNLLNKLVKVVPQVNQTLGIPEDEFMKLGAVNRENPSCP, from the coding sequence ATGAGAATGCATAGACGGACATTGCTGGCGCTGGCGGTATTCACCGGGCTGACCGCGCCTTCGATGGCGCTGGCTGCCGACGACACCATCAAGATCGGCCTGCTCGCAACCTTCGAAGGCCCGTTCACGGTGCTCGGCGAGGACGGCGAGCGCGGCGCCATGACCGCCGTTGCCGAGATGAACGGTACCGTCGCTGGCAAGAAGATCGAGATCGTCAAGGGCTCGTCCGATGCCTCGCCCGACAGCGCCGTGCGCGCGGCGCGCAAGCTGGTCGAGCAGGACGGCGTCAAGGTGCTGGTCGGCCCGCTTTCGGGCGACGAGGGCATCGCCGTCAAGGACTACGCCAAGACGCAGCCGAACGTGACCTTCATCAACGGCACATCGGCGGCGCAGGACACCACGCTGCGCGACCCGGCTGAGAACTTCTTCCGTTTCTCGACCGATGGCGCGCAGTGGATGGCCGGCCTCGGCACCTATGCCTTCAAGGACAAGGGCTACAAGAAGGTCGCCACCGTCGCCGAGGATTACTCCTTCCCCTACACGCAGGTGTTCGGCTTCATGGCCGAGTTCTGCAAGGCCGGCGGCCATGTGCCGTCGAAATCCTGGGTGCCGATCGGCAACAAGGACTTTTCCTCGGTCATCGCCGCCATTCCTGAGGATGTCGACGCAATCTACGTCGCGCTCGGCGGCGCCGATGCGGTCAACTTCCTGACCCAGTACCAGCAGGGTGGCGGCACCGCGCCGCTGATCGGCGGCTCGATCACTGTCGACCAGACCGTGCTGACGTCGAAAGGCAAGCTGAAGGAAGTGCTGAAGGGCACGCCATCCGCTGGCCCGACCGCCGACACCAACGACGCGCCGGCCTGGAAGGCCTTCGTCGAGGCCTACAAGAAGCAGCCGGGTGCGTTTCCGTCGCCCTCGCTGTTCGCCCATGGCTACTATGTCGACATGAAGGCGACGCTGCTTGGTCTCGACCAGGTTGGCGGCGATGTCTCCGATGGCGGCAAGAAGCTGCGCGACGCGCTGTCGAAGCTGTCCTTCGACACGCCGACGGGCAAGGTGTCGCTCGACAAGAACCGCAATGCCATCGCCGACATCTTCCTGACCGAGGTCACTGAAGGCGCCGACGGCAATCTCCTCAACAAGCTGGTCAAGGTCGTGCCGCAGGTCAACCAGACGCTCGGCATTCCCGAAGACGAGTTCATGAAGCTCGGCGCGGTCAACCGCGAGAATCCGAGCTGCCCGTAA
- a CDS encoding branched-chain amino acid ABC transporter permease: MSLAIATTSATPQRNWLEKLGAGHIILAVALVLYPLVASDFFLTQIGGYSLIFGMLGLSLMLLAGYGGMVSLAQITVAGIAAYAIAILGNNNSSILGLGWPWWLAVPFAVLAAALASALIGWISVRTEGIYTIMITLAIATATFYFAQQNYAIFNGHSGYTGIRAPVFWSVNWRDARPFYYLCLGLAALSYAAVLYGSRSTFGMTLQAIRDNPRRMRALGYHVTAHKVFAWLLAGVIAGLAGVLLVWFNGRVSPGTIGVDAAIDVLIIAVIGGLRHPIGPFLGAVVVVLMQTFAIDIVGAERFNTLIGMVFLVIVFVSPDGILGLWGRIKPHLAQESLRPGP, encoded by the coding sequence ATGAGCCTGGCGATCGCCACAACCAGCGCCACGCCGCAGCGGAACTGGCTGGAGAAGCTCGGCGCCGGCCACATCATCCTTGCCGTCGCACTGGTGCTTTATCCACTGGTGGCGTCCGATTTCTTCCTGACTCAGATCGGCGGCTATTCGCTGATCTTCGGCATGCTGGGCCTGTCGCTGATGCTGCTCGCCGGCTATGGCGGCATGGTCAGCCTGGCGCAGATCACCGTCGCCGGCATAGCGGCCTATGCCATCGCCATCCTTGGCAACAACAACTCCAGCATTCTCGGTCTCGGCTGGCCGTGGTGGCTCGCGGTTCCGTTCGCGGTTCTCGCGGCGGCCCTGGCGTCGGCGCTGATCGGCTGGATCTCGGTGCGCACCGAGGGCATCTACACGATCATGATCACGCTGGCGATCGCCACCGCGACCTTCTATTTCGCGCAGCAGAACTACGCCATCTTCAACGGCCATTCCGGCTATACCGGCATCCGTGCGCCGGTCTTCTGGAGCGTCAACTGGCGCGATGCCAGGCCATTCTACTATCTCTGCCTGGGTCTGGCGGCGCTGTCCTACGCGGCGGTGCTTTACGGCTCGCGCTCGACCTTCGGCATGACCTTGCAGGCGATCCGTGACAACCCGCGCCGCATGCGCGCGCTGGGGTACCATGTCACCGCGCACAAGGTCTTCGCCTGGCTGCTCGCAGGTGTCATCGCCGGACTGGCGGGCGTGCTGCTGGTCTGGTTCAACGGCCGCGTCTCGCCCGGTACCATCGGCGTCGATGCCGCGATCGACGTGCTGATCATCGCCGTCATCGGCGGCTTGCGCCACCCGATCGGGCCGTTCCTGGGCGCGGTCGTCGTCGTCCTGATGCAGACCTTCGCCATCGATATCGTCGGCGCCGAGCGCTTCAACACGCTGATCGGCATGGTGTTCCTGGTGATCGTCTTCGTCTCACCGGATGGAATTCTTGGGTTGTGGGGGAGGATCAAGCCACATCTTGCCCAGGAGTCCTTGCGTCCAGGCCCATAG
- a CDS encoding branched-chain amino acid ABC transporter permease translates to MSLLDQPSQTLSESGGITGRQAWGLVGLLAAAVVAWLVFAVWPDWLNAILISKKAFVSAILNGITLAGLYFLVASGFTLIFGLMRNVNLAHGSLYLLGAYIGYEVTNRTGYWLLGVAAGFAVLAIVGVVMQVFVFRRLEGDDLRQTLVSIGISIVAADLMLAVWAGGTYQITTPEWLDGALTLPVITAVRSNGASVFLTYPLYRVVVLAAAIVIGVGLWLMLHKTRVGMMIRAGVDDRAMLQASGVNVHAVFAIVFAVGAGLAGFAGVVGGSALSVAPGEDVRYLLASLVVVIVGGMGSITGAAIGALLIGLAEQIGLVYFPTYGIVLTFVIMVVTLAVRPQGIMGKAR, encoded by the coding sequence ATGAGCCTGCTCGACCAGCCATCTCAGACGCTCTCCGAGAGCGGCGGCATCACCGGCCGGCAGGCATGGGGCCTCGTTGGCCTGCTCGCCGCCGCTGTCGTCGCATGGCTGGTCTTCGCGGTCTGGCCGGATTGGCTGAACGCCATCCTTATTTCGAAGAAGGCCTTCGTCAGCGCCATCCTCAACGGCATCACCCTGGCCGGCCTCTACTTCCTCGTTGCCAGCGGCTTCACCCTGATCTTCGGCCTGATGCGCAACGTCAATCTGGCGCATGGCTCGCTCTATCTACTTGGCGCCTATATCGGCTACGAAGTCACCAACCGCACCGGCTACTGGCTGCTCGGCGTCGCCGCCGGCTTCGCGGTTCTGGCCATCGTCGGTGTCGTCATGCAGGTCTTCGTTTTCCGTCGGCTGGAGGGCGACGATCTTCGCCAGACCTTGGTCTCGATCGGCATCTCGATCGTGGCAGCCGACCTGATGCTGGCGGTGTGGGCCGGCGGCACTTACCAGATCACCACCCCCGAATGGCTCGATGGCGCATTGACCTTGCCCGTTATCACGGCGGTGCGCTCCAACGGCGCCTCGGTCTTCCTCACCTATCCGCTCTACCGCGTCGTGGTGCTGGCGGCCGCCATCGTCATTGGCGTCGGTCTTTGGCTGATGCTGCACAAGACCCGCGTCGGCATGATGATCCGCGCCGGCGTCGACGACCGCGCCATGCTGCAGGCGTCGGGCGTCAATGTGCATGCGGTCTTCGCCATCGTCTTTGCCGTCGGCGCCGGCCTTGCCGGCTTTGCCGGCGTCGTCGGTGGCTCGGCGCTGTCGGTCGCGCCAGGCGAGGATGTCCGCTATCTCCTGGCCTCGCTGGTGGTCGTCATCGTCGGCGGCATGGGCTCGATCACGGGCGCCGCCATCGGCGCGCTGCTGATCGGCCTGGCCGAGCAGATCGGCCTCGTCTACTTCCCGACCTATGGCATCGTGCTGACCTTCGTCATCATGGTGGTGACGCTGGCGGTGCGGCCGCAAGGCATCATGGGGAAGGCACGATGA
- a CDS encoding metal-dependent hydrolase family protein codes for MADDSWNGNGSGSTLFTNVRVLDASGEYPYTGEVLVQGNRIKQITKGSSRFGSSSSSSYSGGAAGGATVIDGMGATLMPGMIDAHLHLSWNNAPGIDPIQMMEIEEHMLVTMEMAKLVLDAGFTAGRGAAAAKPRLDVVAKKFINQGRFPGPRYLAAGPEITTVGGLGDSAPSHIPHEGLNLGLVVSGPEEIRRTVRQLIKYGVDSIKLNLSGESITGMGAEETPMSEEEVAMAASEARCRNKVLSAHARSSGSVKQCIRHGIQNIYHASFADEEALDMLEAAKDKHFVAPGIAWLINTARHAEQWGIKPGSPLSLEYERELEMCIETMKKMHRRGIRVCIGGDYGFAWTPQGTNAKDIQTFVEMLGFSPMEAIQAGTKYGGQIMNMGDELGMIKEGYLADLLLIDGDPISDVRILQDKNRILAIMKDGKFHKAPRMNEQRRRLTA; via the coding sequence ATGGCAGACGACAGCTGGAACGGCAACGGTTCGGGCAGCACGCTGTTCACCAATGTGCGCGTGCTCGACGCATCAGGTGAATATCCTTACACCGGCGAGGTGCTGGTGCAGGGCAACCGCATCAAGCAGATCACCAAGGGCTCGTCGCGCTTCGGCTCGTCCTCGTCGTCCTCCTACAGCGGTGGCGCGGCAGGAGGTGCAACCGTCATAGACGGTATGGGCGCGACACTGATGCCGGGCATGATCGATGCCCATCTGCATCTGTCCTGGAACAACGCGCCCGGCATCGACCCCATCCAGATGATGGAAATCGAGGAGCACATGCTGGTCACCATGGAGATGGCCAAGCTGGTGCTTGACGCCGGCTTCACCGCCGGCCGGGGCGCGGCGGCCGCAAAGCCGCGTCTCGATGTCGTCGCCAAGAAATTCATCAACCAGGGTCGTTTTCCGGGACCGCGCTACCTCGCGGCGGGTCCGGAAATCACCACGGTCGGCGGCCTCGGCGATTCCGCGCCGTCGCACATCCCGCATGAGGGGCTGAACCTCGGCCTCGTCGTCTCGGGGCCCGAGGAAATCCGTCGCACCGTGCGCCAGCTGATCAAATACGGCGTCGATTCGATAAAGCTCAACCTGTCCGGCGAGAGCATCACGGGCATGGGCGCCGAGGAGACGCCGATGTCGGAAGAAGAGGTCGCCATGGCCGCCTCCGAGGCACGCTGCCGCAACAAGGTACTGTCGGCGCATGCGCGTTCGTCGGGCTCGGTCAAACAGTGCATCCGCCACGGCATCCAGAACATCTACCATGCCTCCTTCGCCGACGAGGAAGCGCTCGACATGCTCGAAGCGGCCAAGGACAAGCACTTCGTCGCGCCGGGCATCGCCTGGCTGATCAACACGGCACGTCACGCCGAGCAGTGGGGCATCAAGCCGGGCTCGCCGCTGTCGCTCGAATACGAGCGCGAACTCGAAATGTGCATCGAGACGATGAAGAAGATGCACCGGCGCGGCATCCGTGTCTGCATCGGCGGCGACTATGGCTTTGCCTGGACGCCGCAAGGCACCAACGCCAAGGACATCCAGACCTTCGTCGAGATGCTGGGCTTCTCGCCCATGGAGGCGATCCAGGCCGGCACCAAATATGGCGGTCAGATCATGAACATGGGCGACGAGCTCGGCATGATCAAGGAAGGCTACCTTGCCGACCTTCTCTTGATCGACGGCGATCCGATCTCTGACGTGCGCATCCTGCAGGATAAGAACCGCATCCTTGCCATCATGAAGGACGGCAAGTTCCACAAGGCGCCGCGCATGAACGAGCAGCGCCGGCGGCTGACGGCATGA
- a CDS encoding alpha/beta fold hydrolase, giving the protein MTTVTVGQVVAEVVGEGAAVVMIHGLGGTSNMFQPQMAALSAYRVIRLDLPGSGRSPRPIEPLTVEGMSEAVIRAMAGMGVAAAHFVGHSMGTIVCQQIAATQPSLVTSLALFGALAEPTDATRQGLANRARLARSGGVADIADQIVANAISAHTRETSPAAVAFVRESITRQDPESYARTCEALAKATAVDARRISAPTLLVTGDADTVNPPGVAQALADKIKGAVFSSLDRCGHWATVESPRESSQKLADFLRRVDR; this is encoded by the coding sequence ATGACCACGGTGACGGTTGGCCAGGTCGTTGCGGAAGTTGTCGGCGAGGGCGCTGCCGTGGTGATGATCCATGGCCTCGGCGGTACCTCGAACATGTTCCAGCCGCAGATGGCGGCGCTTTCCGCCTATCGCGTCATCCGGCTTGACCTGCCGGGCTCCGGCCGCTCGCCGCGCCCGATCGAGCCGCTGACCGTCGAAGGGATGAGCGAGGCCGTGATCCGCGCCATGGCCGGCATGGGGGTTGCTGCCGCGCACTTCGTCGGCCATTCGATGGGCACCATCGTTTGCCAGCAGATCGCCGCGACGCAGCCATCGCTGGTTACATCGCTGGCGCTGTTCGGCGCCCTGGCGGAACCGACGGACGCAACACGGCAAGGGCTCGCCAACCGGGCGCGTCTGGCGCGTTCGGGCGGTGTTGCCGATATCGCCGACCAGATCGTCGCCAACGCGATTTCCGCGCACACAAGGGAAACCTCGCCGGCGGCAGTTGCCTTCGTGCGGGAATCGATCACGCGTCAGGATCCCGAATCCTACGCCCGCACCTGCGAGGCTCTGGCCAAGGCGACCGCGGTCGATGCGCGCAGGATCTCGGCGCCGACGTTGCTGGTCACCGGCGACGCCGACACGGTCAATCCGCCGGGGGTCGCCCAGGCGCTTGCCGACAAGATCAAGGGCGCCGTATTCTCGTCGCTGGATCGGTGCGGGCACTGGGCCACGGTGGAAAGCCCGCGCGAAAGCAGCCAGAAGCTCGCCGATTTTTTGAGACGGGTTGATAGGTGA
- a CDS encoding fumarylacetoacetate hydrolase family protein, with the protein MRVATFSIAGERRVGLVDLDAQTIAPFDFSVDQAKSGILALIERNGAGMPRTLSPIPLAQVEIEAPIPQPRRNIFCVGKNYHEHAHEFARSGFDSSAGAGAIPKHPIIFSKVPESVVANHASVLIDPSVSTAIDYEAELAVIIGKGGRGISKENALDHVWGYTIVNDVTARDLQGRYSQWLIGKSQDTFCPMGPWAVTRDELDLATAGIRCFVNEDLRQNSRISLLIFDIPTIIATLSQGITLKPGDIIATGTPVGVGIGFDPPKYLKAGDVVRIEIDGIGTLENRFTEHAQ; encoded by the coding sequence ATGCGGGTCGCGACTTTTTCGATCGCCGGCGAACGTCGCGTGGGGCTTGTCGATCTCGACGCCCAGACGATCGCGCCCTTCGATTTTTCCGTTGATCAGGCCAAATCAGGCATTCTGGCTTTGATAGAGCGCAACGGCGCCGGCATGCCGCGCACCCTGTCGCCCATCCCGCTGGCGCAGGTGGAAATCGAAGCGCCCATCCCGCAACCGCGCCGCAACATCTTCTGCGTCGGCAAGAACTATCACGAGCACGCGCACGAATTCGCCCGCAGCGGCTTCGATTCCAGCGCCGGCGCCGGCGCGATCCCGAAGCATCCGATCATCTTTTCCAAGGTTCCCGAATCGGTCGTCGCCAACCATGCCAGCGTGTTGATCGATCCATCGGTCTCGACCGCCATCGACTATGAGGCGGAGCTGGCCGTCATCATCGGCAAGGGCGGGCGCGGTATATCGAAGGAGAACGCGCTCGACCATGTCTGGGGCTACACCATCGTCAACGACGTCACGGCCCGCGATCTGCAAGGCAGATACAGCCAGTGGTTGATCGGCAAGTCGCAAGACACGTTCTGTCCCATGGGCCCGTGGGCGGTGACCAGGGACGAACTCGACCTGGCAACAGCCGGCATCCGGTGTTTCGTCAACGAGGATCTGCGCCAGAATTCCCGCATATCGCTGCTCATCTTCGATATTCCGACCATCATCGCCACGCTGTCGCAAGGCATCACGCTGAAGCCCGGCGACATCATCGCCACCGGCACCCCGGTCGGGGTCGGCATCGGTTTCGACCCGCCGAAATACCTCAAGGCCGGCGACGTCGTGCGGATCGAGATCGATGGCATCGGCACGCTGGAAAACCGCTTCACGGAGCATGCGCAATGA
- a CDS encoding FadR/GntR family transcriptional regulator has product MPKLVASDIATALKKRISSGEWIENGRMPPERDLASEFGVARNTVRRAVSFLEDDGTVVRHVGRGTFLTATNPGSMAAVVGRMEGTSPADMMEIRQLLEPAAAAFAATNASAMELNAVREAHKIASESQDMPTFEHWDAEFHHRIFACSRNDFLKEIHNLMRILRNQAPWFEMKKRSFSEERRGIYCSEHQIVLDALLRRDPESASQAMLAHLRTVERNLLGR; this is encoded by the coding sequence ATGCCCAAGCTCGTCGCCAGCGATATCGCCACCGCGCTGAAGAAGCGGATTTCTTCCGGTGAATGGATCGAGAATGGCCGCATGCCGCCGGAACGCGATCTGGCGAGCGAATTCGGCGTGGCGCGCAACACGGTGCGCCGCGCCGTCTCCTTCCTCGAGGACGACGGCACCGTGGTTCGGCATGTCGGGCGCGGCACATTCCTGACCGCCACCAATCCTGGTTCGATGGCAGCGGTTGTCGGCCGGATGGAAGGCACCAGCCCGGCCGACATGATGGAGATCAGGCAGCTGCTTGAGCCGGCGGCGGCGGCCTTCGCCGCCACCAATGCCAGCGCCATGGAACTCAACGCGGTGCGCGAGGCGCACAAGATCGCTTCGGAGTCGCAGGACATGCCGACCTTCGAGCATTGGGATGCGGAGTTTCACCACCGCATCTTCGCCTGCTCGCGCAACGACTTCCTCAAGGAGATCCACAATCTGATGCGCATCCTGCGCAATCAGGCGCCATGGTTCGAAATGAAAAAGCGTTCCTTTTCCGAAGAACGCCGCGGCATCTATTGCAGCGAGCACCAGATCGTTCTCGATGCGCTGCTGCGCCGTGACCCGGAGAGCGCCAGCCAGGCCATGCTGGCGCATCTGAGAACCGTCGAGCGCAACCTGCTGGGCCGGTAA